One window of Perca fluviatilis chromosome 12, GENO_Pfluv_1.0, whole genome shotgun sequence genomic DNA carries:
- the zgc:101559 gene encoding ras-related protein Rab-33B isoform X2, with translation MATENKPGDEFDTVFGQNDSLELSSHHDYETVQARIFKIIVIGDSNVGKTCLTYRFCGGTFLKNPEATIGVDFRERTLELDGETIKIWDTAGQERFRKSMVEHYYRSVHAVIFVYDVTSLSSFESIPEWIEECSRHCVGPLVPRVVVGNKCDLRDRREVPTTAAQCLADSYNFPLFETSAKEPAEKEHVDAIFLTLAYRLKSHKPLRLKQPSESNVSYLWNQREQEAATCQC, from the exons ATGGCAACAGAAAACAAACCTGGGGACGAATTTGATACCGTTTTCGGTCAAAATGACTCCTTAGAGCTGTCTTCGCACCACGATTATGAGACTGTACAAGCTCGGATTTTCAAGATAATAGTCATAGGAGATTCAAATGTGGGAAAGACGTGTTTGACTTACAGATTCTGCGGGGGCACTTTCCTGAAAAACCCGGAGGCAACGATCGGGGTCGATTTCAGAGAGAGGACGCTGGAGCTTGATGGGGAGACTATCAAG ATCTGGGACACGGCAGGTCAGGAGCGTTTCAGGAAGAGCATGGTGGAGCACTACTACCGCAGCGTCCATGCCGTCATCTTCGTGTATGACGTGACCAGCCTCTCCTCCTTTGAGAGCATACCTGAGTGGATTGAAGAGTGCAGCCGACACTGTGTGGGCCCCCTTGTGCCCCGCGTCGTGGTGGGAAACAAGTGCGACCTGAGGGACCGCCGGGAGGTCCCCACCACGGCTGCCCAGTGTCTTGCCGACAGCTACAACTTCCCACTCTTTGAGACTTCAGCCAAAGAACCTGCTGAGAAGGAACATGTTGATGCCATCTTTCTAACTTTGGCTTATAGACTGAAGAGCCACAAACCCCTGAGACTGAAGCAGCCAAGTGAGAGCAATGTCAGTTATCTGTGGAACCAGAGAGAGCAGGAAGCAGCAACTTGCCAATGCTGA
- the zgc:101559 gene encoding ras-related protein Rab-33B isoform X1 produces MATENKPGDEFDTVFGQNDSLELSSHHDYETVQARIFKIIVIGDSNVGKTCLTYRFCGGTFLKNPEATIGVDFRERTLELDGETIKLQIWDTAGQERFRKSMVEHYYRSVHAVIFVYDVTSLSSFESIPEWIEECSRHCVGPLVPRVVVGNKCDLRDRREVPTTAAQCLADSYNFPLFETSAKEPAEKEHVDAIFLTLAYRLKSHKPLRLKQPSESNVSYLWNQREQEAATCQC; encoded by the exons ATGGCAACAGAAAACAAACCTGGGGACGAATTTGATACCGTTTTCGGTCAAAATGACTCCTTAGAGCTGTCTTCGCACCACGATTATGAGACTGTACAAGCTCGGATTTTCAAGATAATAGTCATAGGAGATTCAAATGTGGGAAAGACGTGTTTGACTTACAGATTCTGCGGGGGCACTTTCCTGAAAAACCCGGAGGCAACGATCGGGGTCGATTTCAGAGAGAGGACGCTGGAGCTTGATGGGGAGACTATCAAG TTGCAGATCTGGGACACGGCAGGTCAGGAGCGTTTCAGGAAGAGCATGGTGGAGCACTACTACCGCAGCGTCCATGCCGTCATCTTCGTGTATGACGTGACCAGCCTCTCCTCCTTTGAGAGCATACCTGAGTGGATTGAAGAGTGCAGCCGACACTGTGTGGGCCCCCTTGTGCCCCGCGTCGTGGTGGGAAACAAGTGCGACCTGAGGGACCGCCGGGAGGTCCCCACCACGGCTGCCCAGTGTCTTGCCGACAGCTACAACTTCCCACTCTTTGAGACTTCAGCCAAAGAACCTGCTGAGAAGGAACATGTTGATGCCATCTTTCTAACTTTGGCTTATAGACTGAAGAGCCACAAACCCCTGAGACTGAAGCAGCCAAGTGAGAGCAATGTCAGTTATCTGTGGAACCAGAGAGAGCAGGAAGCAGCAACTTGCCAATGCTGA
- the kbtbd7 gene encoding kelch repeat and BTB domain-containing protein 7 encodes MASALNCFSGPEVLEDVNHARGLMDELKLLYNCRLLGDVTIGVEWEEESLEHGGESARGDIDQLFLCSLCNVLAAASPYFKSMFTGGLNESMQQRVVIRGVDFESMSVIIDYCYTGRVTITESNVQRLYAAANMLQLEYIRKACSSFMTRRLDLSNCVGILKFADTYDNPELKENAQAFIARNFSQVCIGEELCELDLMQLKEMLSLDTLDVDCERKVCSAALQWIEANAPQKREDALQALKCVRWNLFTEKDKCYLEGLMARPLIEKYLASFFNRSAEDGCGMSATLDIPKHRIGVSAKEMILFFGLPNDNIMCCDPYSEDLYFMAPPLEDLSSQDYKRSTMESLIACATPENNLYLASHLSKHFWLYNPVLNSWQELAERPLGRMHSGMGYLNGHVYLLGGRNPVTDARLKEVECYSVQRNQWTFVAPLPHSLGKMQVVALNDHLYVVNKRRMLCYDPKRNRWRHCGSLRRDKLHKACVYQDQIICVCDIPVVKAYSPTRGEWKRLGDIPIDSRALNYQVIQHNNKLLLLTQTLLQHNKNRVLIHEYDPARDTWKNIMAVYVSTLGPVCVSTRVYPACLGSAHSFSTEEDDDSGSSADWDFDGLTDADSDSGSSSSFSDENW; translated from the coding sequence ATGGCTTCGGCGCTGAATTGCTTCAGTGGTCCCGAGGTGTTGGAGGACGTGAATCACGCTCGGGGTTTGATGGACGAGTTGAAATTACTGTACAACTGCCGGCTGCTCGGCGACGTAACTATCGGAGTTGAGTGGGAAGAGGAGTCCCTGGAGCACGGCGGGGAGTCAGCCAGAGGTGACATTGACCAACTTTTCCTGTGCAGCCTTTGCAACGTCCTCGCCGCAGCCAGCCCTTACTTCAAAAGCATGTTCACCGGGGGGTTAAATGAGAGCATGCAGCAGAGAGTGGTCATCCGCGGGGTGGACTTTGAGTCCATGTCTGTTATCATCGACTATTGTTACACTGGCAGGGTGACCATCACGGAGAGCAACGTCCAGAGGCTGTACGCAGCGGCCAATATGCTCCAGCTCGAGTACATCAGGAAAGCGTGCTCCAGTTTCATGACAAGGAGGCTGGACCTCTCAAACTGTGTGGGGATACTGAAATTCGCAGACACGTATGACAACCCTGAACTGAAGGAGAACGCTCAAGCTTTCATAGCCAGGAACTTCAGCCAGGTGTGTATTGGAGAGGAGCTTTGTGAGCTGGATTTGATGCAGCTGAAGGAGATGTTGTCTCTGGACACTTTGGATGTGGACTGTGAAAGGAAGGTATGCTCAGCTGCTTTGCAGTGGATAGAGGCGAATGCACCACAGAAAAGGGAGGATGCACTACAGGCGCTGAAGTGTGTGCGCTGGAACTTGTTTACAGAGAAGGACAAGTGTTACCTGGAGGGCCTTATGGCAAGGCCTTTAATTGAGAAGTACCTTGCATCTTTTTTTAACAGGTCCGCAGAGGATGGCTGTGGAATGTCTGCAACTCTGGACATACCAAAACACAGAATAGGTGTAAGTGCAAAAGAAATGATTCTCTTCTTCGGCCTACCTAATGACAACATAATGTGCTGTGACCCTTACTCAGAGGACCTGTATTTCATGGCTCCTCCTCTAGAAGACCTCAGCAGTCAGGATTACAAACGTTCCACCATGGAGTCTTTAATCGCCTGTGCCACACCTGAAAACAACTTGTACCTAGCCTCCCACCTCTCTAAACACTTCTGGCTGTACAACCCTGTGCTCAACAGCTGGCAGGAGTTGGCCGAGAGACCACTGGGGAGGATGCACTCTGGGATGGGCTACCTCAACGGTCATGTGTACCTTTTGGGAGGAAGAAATCCAGTGACTGATGCCAGACTTAAGGAGGTGGAGTGTTACAGTGTCCAGAGGAACCAGTGGACATTTGTGGCTCCTTTGCCTCATTCTTTGGGTAAAATGCAGGTGGTGGCACTAAATGACCACCTGTATGTGGTGAACAAAAGGAGAATGCTTTGCTATGATCCCAAGAGGAACCGCTGGCGCCACTGTGGGTCACTGAGAAGGGACAAGCTTCACAAGGCCTGCGTGTATCAGGACCAgatcatctgtgtgtgtgacatccCTGTGGTGAAAGCCTACAGCCCCACCAGGGGAGAGTGGAAGAGGTTGGGTGACATTCCCATTGACAGCCGTGCTCTAAATTACCAGGTGATCCAGCACAACAACAAGCTGCTCCTCCTCACTCAGACTTTATTGCAGCACAACAAAAACAGGGTCCTCATCCATGAATACGACCCAGCCAGGGACACGTGGAAGAACATCATGGCAGTGTATGTGTCCACCCTGGGGCCCGTGTGTGTTTCAACACGCGTGTACCCGGCATGTCTTGGCTCTGCCCACAGCTTCTCCACAGAGGAGGACGACGACAGTGGCTCCAGTGCTGACTGGGACTTTGATGGGTTGACAGACGCAGACTCTGACTCGGGCAGCTCTAGCTCTTTCTCAGACGAGAACTGGTAG